Proteins from a genomic interval of Rhodococcoides fascians A25f:
- a CDS encoding helix-turn-helix transcriptional regulator yields MSPVKRGTALPIYNRVGVLRAERKMSRAQLAELVEVNPQTVGALERGDHYPSLDLAMRICDVFDLPIEAVFSRTELGPLSAELFRREKDR; encoded by the coding sequence ATGAGCCCCGTCAAGCGCGGTACCGCGCTCCCGATCTACAACCGGGTGGGTGTTCTGCGGGCAGAACGAAAGATGAGCCGCGCACAACTGGCCGAACTCGTCGAGGTGAACCCGCAGACGGTGGGTGCCCTCGAACGAGGCGACCACTACCCGAGCTTGGACCTCGCGATGCGTATCTGCGACGTCTTCGATCTGCCGATCGAAGCAGTGTTCTCGCGCACCGAACTCGGACCACTGTCGGCCGAACTCTTCCGAAGGGAAAAGGATCGATGA
- a CDS encoding ABC transporter ATP-binding protein gives MSTLTIDSVSKRYGDKIALDNLSFDVRPGELFGFVGSNGAGKTTTMRIALGVLSADSGQVLLGGKPVDLDVRRTIGYMPEERGLYPKMKVGPQLAYMAELHGLSSKDAKAAVIRWTERLGIDERVNDTVDALSLGNQQRVQLAAALVHDPAVLVLDEPFSGLDPIAVDVMSEVLREKAAAGVPVVFSSHQLDLVQRLCDRVGIIAAGSMKAVGTVDELRGSGDSHLHVHAPNAAPGWASGIDGVSILGQSDGITVLGLAPGADDQSVLRAALATGPVHEFSIQKPSLSDLFREAVVA, from the coding sequence ATGAGCACCCTCACGATCGACTCCGTCTCCAAGAGATACGGCGACAAAATCGCCCTGGACAACCTGAGTTTCGACGTCCGGCCGGGCGAGCTGTTCGGCTTCGTCGGCAGCAACGGCGCGGGCAAGACCACCACGATGCGCATCGCGCTGGGAGTCCTGTCGGCAGATTCCGGCCAGGTTCTGTTGGGCGGCAAACCCGTCGACCTCGACGTCCGCCGCACGATCGGCTACATGCCGGAGGAGCGTGGCCTGTACCCCAAGATGAAGGTCGGCCCGCAATTGGCGTACATGGCCGAGCTGCACGGCTTGTCGTCGAAGGATGCCAAAGCCGCGGTGATCCGCTGGACCGAACGTCTCGGCATCGACGAGCGGGTGAACGACACCGTCGACGCGCTGAGCCTGGGTAATCAGCAGCGCGTGCAGTTGGCAGCAGCGCTGGTGCACGACCCAGCGGTTCTCGTGTTGGACGAACCGTTCTCCGGCCTCGATCCGATCGCCGTCGACGTCATGAGCGAGGTCCTCCGCGAAAAGGCCGCTGCCGGAGTGCCCGTGGTGTTCTCGAGCCACCAGCTCGATCTGGTGCAACGCCTGTGCGACCGCGTCGGCATCATCGCCGCGGGCTCGATGAAAGCCGTCGGCACCGTCGACGAACTACGCGGATCGGGAGATTCGCACCTGCACGTCCACGCACCGAACGCTGCCCCCGGATGGGCGTCGGGCATCGACGGAGTGAGCATCCTCGGCCAGAGCGACGGCATCACCGTTCTGGGGTTGGCACCGGGAGCCGACGATCAATCAGTTCTGCGGGCCGCGCTCGCGACCGGACCGGTACACGAATTCTCCATCCAGAAACCTTCCCTGAGCGACCTGTTCCGAGAGGCGGTAGTGGCATGA
- a CDS encoding ABC transporter permease has product MSSQLNSFSAVSLIAKREFTVQVMKKSFVISNVIILAVIVGGIIAYSIFSGSGDEERDVIGVAGDQSIAAVLEATGDAVGSPVEVCDVADAAAARSGVESGDLDVALVPDGTAGAYTAVTESDLTGTLRAVVEGSVSTHATNAALAQQGVDQNELGAATSAATVTVDAIDPPDPEAGQRTALALSAVFLLYAQIIGFGMYVAMGVVEEKSSRVVELLLSTVRPLQLLWGKILGIGTVGILQLALYGIAGVGAGLGTGVLTVTGAAVSVFAATLAWFILGFAFFAVLYAAGGSMVSRQEDVNSTTMPLLILIMAMFFAAFYSVSDPESTLANTLSWIPPFSAIMMPLRIAAGVTSPVQIVGSAVLMIVTTAILAMGAAKIYQRSILRIGKTVSWKEAFAR; this is encoded by the coding sequence ATGAGCTCACAACTGAATTCCTTCAGCGCAGTCTCACTGATTGCCAAGCGCGAGTTCACGGTTCAGGTGATGAAGAAGAGCTTCGTCATCAGCAACGTCATCATTCTGGCCGTCATCGTCGGCGGCATCATCGCGTACTCGATCTTCTCGGGCAGCGGCGACGAGGAACGCGACGTGATCGGCGTCGCCGGCGATCAGTCCATCGCGGCCGTACTGGAGGCAACCGGAGACGCCGTCGGCAGCCCCGTCGAGGTCTGTGATGTCGCCGACGCCGCAGCCGCACGGAGCGGCGTCGAATCCGGGGATCTCGACGTAGCGCTGGTTCCGGATGGAACAGCAGGCGCATACACAGCCGTCACCGAGTCCGATCTGACCGGAACGTTGCGCGCCGTCGTCGAGGGCAGTGTTTCGACGCACGCAACGAATGCTGCACTGGCACAACAGGGCGTCGATCAGAACGAACTCGGGGCAGCCACAAGTGCCGCGACGGTCACCGTCGACGCGATCGATCCGCCGGACCCCGAAGCCGGCCAGCGGACTGCTCTGGCGCTGTCGGCAGTGTTCCTGCTGTACGCCCAGATCATCGGCTTCGGAATGTACGTCGCGATGGGCGTCGTCGAAGAGAAGTCCTCACGGGTGGTCGAACTGCTGCTCTCCACCGTTCGCCCACTGCAGCTGCTGTGGGGCAAGATCCTCGGTATCGGCACCGTCGGCATCCTGCAGCTCGCCCTCTACGGAATAGCCGGTGTCGGAGCAGGATTGGGCACGGGCGTACTCACCGTCACCGGCGCCGCCGTAAGTGTCTTCGCTGCCACGTTGGCCTGGTTCATCCTGGGCTTCGCCTTCTTCGCGGTGCTCTACGCGGCGGGCGGGTCGATGGTCTCGCGGCAGGAGGACGTGAACTCGACGACCATGCCGTTGCTGATCCTGATCATGGCAATGTTCTTCGCTGCCTTCTACTCCGTCAGCGATCCGGAGAGCACACTCGCGAACACGTTGAGCTGGATCCCCCCGTTCTCCGCGATCATGATGCCGTTGCGCATCGCCGCCGGCGTGACCTCACCGGTACAGATCGTCGGATCGGCGGTCCTGATGATCGTCACCACCGCGATCCTGGCGATGGGTGCGGCGAAGATCTACCAGCGCTCCATTCTGCGCATCGGCAAGACCGTCTCCTGGAAGGAAGCGTTTGCTCGCTAG